Proteins from a genomic interval of Sugiyamaella lignohabitans strain CBS 10342 chromosome C, complete sequence:
- the YDJ1 gene encoding type I HSP40 co-chaperone YDJ1 (Type I HSP40 co-chaperone; involved in regulation of HSP90 and HSP70 functions; critical for determining cell size at Start as a function of growth rate; involved in protein translocation across membranes; member of the DnaJ family; GO_component: GO:0072380 - TRC complex [Evidence IDA] [PMID 20850366]; GO_component: GO:0005737 - cytoplasm [Evidence IEA,IEA]; GO_component: GO:0005829 - cytosol [Evidence IDA] [PMID 1869583]; GO_component: GO:0005829 - cytosol [Evidence IDA] [PMID 8144572]; GO_component: GO:0048471 - perinuclear region of cytoplasm [Evidence IEA]; GO_component: GO:0048471 - perinuclear region of cytoplasm [Evidence IDA] [PMID 1869583]; GO_function: GO:0005524 - ATP binding [Evidence IEA]; GO_function: GO:0001671 - ATPase activator activity [Evidence IDA] [PMID 1400408]; GO_function: GO:0001671 - ATPase activator activity [Evidence IDA] [PMID 15342786]; GO_function: GO:0031072 - heat shock protein binding [Evidence IEA]; GO_function: GO:0046872 - metal ion binding [Evidence IEA]; GO_function: GO:0051082 - unfolded protein binding [Evidence IEA]; GO_function: GO:0051082 - unfolded protein binding [Evidence IDA] [PMID 9774392]; GO_process: GO:0006458 - 'de novo' protein folding [Evidence IMP] [PMID 10567418]; GO_process: GO:0030433 - ER-associated ubiquitin-dependent protein catabolic process [Evidence IMP] [PMID 15252059]; GO_process: GO:0030433 - ER-associated ubiquitin-dependent protein catabolic process [Evidence IGI,IMP] [PMID 15342786]; GO_process: GO:0006457 - protein folding [Evidence IEA]; GO_process: GO:0042026 - protein refolding [Evidence IDA] [PMID 9674429]; GO_process: GO:0045047 - protein targeting to ER [Evidence IMP] [PMID 1473150]; GO_process: GO:0006626 - protein targeting to mitochondrion [Evidence IMP] [PMID 1729605]; GO_process: GO:0015031 - protein transport [Evidence IEA]; GO_process: GO:0009408 - response to heat [Evidence IEA]; GO_process: GO:0006950 - response to stress [Evidence IEA]; GO_process: GO:0006810 - transport [Evidence IEA]): MVKDTKLYDILGVSPDATDSQIKKAYRVNALKYHPDKNQHSPEAADKFKEVSSAYEVLSDEQKRQVYDTYGMEGLSGQGGPDMGNAEDLFSHFFGGMGGMGGMGGMFGGGAPSGPRKSKDIMHAIRATLEDLYKGKVSKLALKKTVICKTCDGKGGKEGAVKTCPGCKGQGMKFVTRQMGNVIQRFQTVCPDCNGEGQIIDPKDRCKTCLGKKTTEEKKILQVHIDKGMANGQKIVFQGEGDQGPGIIPGDVIFVVNEQPHEKFERRGDDLLYKVKIDLLTALAGGSFGIKHLDGEWLKVEIIPGEVIAPGSFKLIEGKGMPSYRHHNFGNMIVEFEVEFPKDNFATPEQLAALETVLPPRAKLEIPADVHAEEVILADLDPSKYQSGGAMEEDDDDMHAGGERVQCASQ; this comes from the coding sequence atggtCAAGGATACCAAACTTTACGACATTCTCGGTGTTTCACCAGACGCTACAGATagtcaaatcaaaaaggCATACCGTGTTAATGCTCTTAAATACCACCCTGATAAAAATCAACACTCACctgaagctgctgataagTTCAAGGAGGTATCCAGTGCCTACGAAGTTCTTTCAGACGAGCAAAAGAGACAAGTTTACGATACTTATGGTATGGAGGGACTGAGTGGTCAAGGTGGTCCTGATATGGGCAATGCCGAAGACCTGTTCTCACACTTCTTTGGTGGAATGGGAGGTATGGGCGGCATGGGAGGCATGTTTGGAGGCGGTGCTCCATCTGGTCCTCGTAAATCTAAGGATATCATGCACGCTATCAGAGCTACCTTGGAAGACCTCTACAAGGGAAAGGTATCCAAGTTGGCTCTTAAGAAGACTGTCATCTGTAAGACCTGTGACGGTAAGGGTGGTAAAGAAGGTGCTGTCAAGACATGTCCTGGTTGTAAGGGTCAAGGTATGAAGTTCGTTACCAGACAAATGGGTAACGTTATCCAAAGATTCCAAACTGTCTGTCCCGACTGTAACGGAGAGGGTCAAATCATCGATCCTAAGGACAGATGTAAGACCTGTTTGGGTAAGAAGACCACtgaggagaagaagattcttCAAGTACACATTGACAAGGGTATGGCCAATGGTCAGAAGATTGTATTCCAAGGTGAGGGTGATCAAGGCCCTGGCATTATTCCTGGAGACGTTATCTTTGTTGTTAATGAACAACCTCATGAGAAATTCGAGCGTCGTGGCGATGACCTGCTCTATAAGGTCAAGATTGATCTGTTGACTGCtcttgctggtggtagttTTGGAATCAAGCACTTGGACGGTGAGTGGCTCAAGGTTGAAATCATCCCCGGTGAGGTCATTGCTCCCGGTTCATTCAAACTTATTGAAGGCAAGGGTATGCCTTCGTACAGACACCACAACTTCGGTAACATGATCGTTGAATTTGAGGTTGAGTTCCCCAAGGATAACTTCGCTACCCCAGAACAATTGGCTGCCCTCGAAACTGTCCTACCACCCCGAGCCAAGCTCGAAATTCCTGCCGACGTCCACGCCGAGGAGGTCATTCTGGCCGACCTCGACCCCTCAAAGTACCAATCTGGCGGCGCCATGgaggaagacgacgacgacatGCACGCTGGCGGCGAGAGAGTCCAATGTGCCAGTCAGTAA
- the MSG5 gene encoding tyrosine/serine/threonine protein phosphatase MSG5, with product MKSPHISPPISPNSFSNPKSHRSSTRNRNASSLSISIPISPQKIPPLESATYRRSSGASSFPEYSSGCTGTSSTSTDTCSGAGSGAGSNITPNVVYLDSDSNSIYRASSSSSSTTTTTTLHYQQFPQFSSGSSLPNIGSTEPQNSNSYYYYQQPLKTSTNTNFEVMPAENPYPNGPVLVREPNIYLYSEPSIQTASQFDVIVNVAREVPNPFEQTSRLSKEISSPMAPPPPAPFVKGARSSSSSSSSFTSNLSCSPLSSTSTHTEDTCFSPTGYPENSPPSSVNSTPNLNEELSSENDCEEETDEMTLRDLSSPITQSSTTAAFGLASSESLNGRTTPEYIYVPWDHTSKLTPDLARLTDLISSRSAEGKKILVHCQCGVSRSASLVVAYVMRQDKCDLNTAYDHVKKRSPNISPNMTLMFQLIDWARMLKRNPENPGVSTSLGPSLSSPPSSYDDDLIPSASGYSLASPPPSTPTTAVNH from the coding sequence ATGAAAAGCCCTCATATATCCCCGCCAATTTCACCCAACTCATTTTCCAACCCTAAATCACATCGTTCGTCCACTCGAAATAGAAATGCCAGCTCTCTGTCGATATCTATCCCAATAAGCCCACAAAAGATTCCTCCACTAGAGTCTGCGACTTACCGGCGGTCATCTGGCGCGTCGTCATTCCCTGAATACTCATCCGGTTGTACTGGTACCAGTTCTACAAGTACAGACACCTGTTCTGGAGCTGGTTCTGGAGCTGGCTCGAACATCACTCCCAATGTTGTATATCTGGATAGCGATTCCAACAGCATATATCGAGCGTCTAGTTCAAGCTCatcaactacaactactACGACACTACATTATCAACAATTTCCACAATTCAGTTCAGGCTCTTCATTACCAAATATAGGTTCAACAGAGCCTCAAAATAGCAACTCTTACTACTATTACCAACAACCACTAAAAACATCGACAAATACTAATTTTGAAGTCATGCCTGCTGAAAACCCCTATCCAAATGGACCGGTTCTCGTTCGAGAgccaaatatttatttatattccGAGCCATCTATTCAAACTGCCAGCCAGTTTGATGTGATTGTCAATGTAGCTCGAGAAGTCCCTAATCCCTTTGAGCAAACAAGTCGGCtttcaaaagaaatatCCTCGCCAATGGCtcccccaccaccagccCCCTTCGTAAAGGGTGCTCggtcttcatcttcttcatcctcatctttCACATCCAACCTGTCATGTTCACCACTTTCGTCAACTTCGACCCATACTGAGGATACATGTTTCTCGCCTACTGGGTATCCAGAAAACTCACCACCCAGTTCAGTCAATTCAACGCCGAACCTCAACGAAGAGCTTTCATCTGAAAACGATTGCGAAGAAGAGACTGATGAAATGACTCTGCGAGATCTATCTAGCCCTATCACCCAGTCTTCTACAACTGCAGCTTTTGGACTCGCATCTTCCGAAAGTCTCAACGGAAGAACCACACCCGAGTACATTTACGTTCCTTGGGATCACACATCCAAGCTGACGCCTGACCTTGCCCGTCTGACTGATCTCATATCCAGCCGCAGTGCTGAAGGCAAAAAGATCCTTGTGCACTGTCAATGTGGTGTATCGCGGTCTGCCTCACTGGTTGTAGCATACGTCATGAGACAAGACAAATGCGATCTTAATACCGCCTATGACCATGTCAAGAAGCGATCGCCTAACATTTCGCCGAACATGACTCTGATGTTCCAACTGATAGATTGGGCTAGAATGCTAAAGCGTAATCCGGAGAATCCAGGTGTGTCGACGTCATTAGGCCCCTCGCTATCgtcaccaccatcatccTACGACGATGACCTGATTCCCTCGGCATCAGGCTACTCGCTTGCGTCCCCACCGCCATCCACGCCCACCACCGCCGTCAACCACTAA
- the MIC26 gene encoding Mic26p (Component of the MICOS complex; MICOS (formerly MINOS or MitOS) is a mitochondrial inner membrane complex that extends into the intermembrane space and has a role in the maintenance of crista junctions, inner membrane architecture, and formation of contact sites to the outer membrane; Mic26p is a non-essential component of the complex; GO_component: GO:0061617 - MICOS complex [Evidence IDA] [PMID 21944719]; GO_component: GO:0061617 - MICOS complex [Evidence IDA] [PMID 21987634]; GO_component: GO:0061617 - MICOS complex [Evidence IDA] [PMID 22009199]; GO_component: GO:0016021 - integral component of membrane [Evidence IEA]; GO_component: GO:0016020 - membrane [Evidence IEA]; GO_component: GO:0044284 - mitochondrial crista junction [Evidence IDA] [PMID 22009199]; GO_component: GO:0005743 - mitochondrial inner membrane [Evidence IEA,IEA]; GO_component: GO:0005739 - mitochondrion [Evidence IEA]; GO_component: GO:0005739 - mitochondrion [Evidence IDA] [PMID 14562095]; GO_component: GO:0005739 - mitochondrion [Evidence IDA] [PMID 14576278]; GO_component: GO:0005739 - mitochondrion [Evidence IDA] [PMID 16823961]; GO_function: GO:0003674 - molecular_function [Evidence ND]; GO_process: GO:0042407 - cristae formation [Evidence IMP] [PMID 21987634]; GO_process: GO:0042407 - cristae formation [Evidence IMP] [PMID 22009199]), whose protein sequence is MKLLTGQKQLLTLLGAGIVSYSAIPVAMADSKKPIYDDEEKNEETVVVVQPEETQLINTEYVGNTPIKSSKFLEENIEVARKWVYEQSQTVQAKVDDSFQTYLQAERSVTSTVSNLKDENEDILPGGIYILIGALSGSIFARRRGFVLRTVTPVIFGLGAFSYFLPKTFNNTRALVWSFEQKSPAIADTHIQIQNQVESLAESAKSAAEQSQSSLESGVHSVRQFVAESTGLQIGSSSSSNNKK, encoded by the coding sequence ATGAAGTTACTAACTGGTCAGAAACAATTGCTGACTCTACTTGGAGCTGGTATTGTCAGCTACTCGGCTATTCCAGTAGCCATGGCCGATAGCAAGAAGCCCATttatgacgatgaagagaagaacGAGGAAACCGTTGTAGTAGTCCAGCCAGAAGAGACACAGCTGATCAACACGGAATACGTCGGTAATACACCCATCAAGTCGTCGAAATTCTTAGAAGAGAACATTGAAGTGGCACGCAAGTGGGTCTATGAACAGAGCCAGACCGTGCAAGCCAAGGTCGACGACAGTTTTCAAACGTATTTGCAAGCCGAGAGAAGCGTGACTTCGACCGTGTCGAACTTAAAGGACGAAAACGAGGACATTCTCCCTGGTGGAATCTATATTCTCATTGGCGCGTTAAGTGGATCTATTTTTGCTCGTCGTAGAGGATTTGTTCTTCGAACAGTGACTCCTGTTATTTTTGGACTCGGCGCATTCAGCTACTTCCTCCCTAAGACATTCAACAACACCCGGGCCTTAGTCTGGTCTTTTGAGCAAAAGTCGCCTGCTATTGCCGACACACATATCCAAATCCAGAACCAGGTCGAATCACTTGCAGAATCAGCCAAATCTGCTGCCGAACAATCACAATCGTCGCTCGAGTCCGGCGTCCACTCGGTGCGCCAGTTCGTGGCCGAGTCCACCGGCCTGCAAATCGGCTCGTCCTCATCCTCtaacaacaaaaagtaA
- the FRE3 gene encoding Fre3p (Ferric reductase; reduces siderophore-bound iron prior to uptake by transporters; expression induced by low iron levels; GO_component: GO:0016021 - integral component of membrane [Evidence IEA]; GO_component: GO:0016021 - integral component of membrane [Evidence ISM] [PMID 12192589]; GO_component: GO:0016021 - integral component of membrane [Evidence ISS] [PMID 9726978]; GO_component: GO:0016020 - membrane [Evidence IEA]; GO_component: GO:0005886 - plasma membrane [Evidence IEA,IEA]; GO_component: GO:0005886 - plasma membrane [Evidence IDA] [PMID 11120744]; GO_function: GO:0052851 - ferric-chelate reductase (NADPH) activity [Evidence IEA]; GO_function: GO:0000293 - ferric-chelate reductase activity [Evidence IGI] [PMID 11120744]; GO_function: GO:0000293 - ferric-chelate reductase activity [Evidence ISA] [PMID 9726978]; GO_function: GO:0046872 - metal ion binding [Evidence IEA]; GO_function: GO:0016491 - oxidoreductase activity [Evidence IEA,IEA]; GO_process: GO:0006879 - cellular iron ion homeostasis [Evidence IEP,IMP] [PMID 10341420]; GO_process: GO:0006879 - cellular iron ion homeostasis [Evidence IEP,IMP] [PMID 9726978]; GO_process: GO:0006811 - ion transport [Evidence IEA]; GO_process: GO:0055072 - iron ion homeostasis [Evidence IEA]; GO_process: GO:0055114 - oxidation-reduction process [Evidence IEA,IEA]; GO_process: GO:0015891 - siderophore transport [Evidence IMP] [PMID 9726978]), whose product MLAFWGIIILFKSIHNLFHRMGPYVLKYLDFPLSRRLRAEFFLPPTGRYHHSTPKSLLGFTFNIPARIETIIISLFFIQNILLAFVGIETIENSVFYDSMSDQYADSIGYRAGVICMAELVLLIVFAGRNNLLIYITGWEMNTFNVFHKWVARMTAMQAVIHSIGYTIEYVQEDYYTEYFSGEPGTAWFIWGVVATILMCALITHSVHFFRSINYELFLYGHITLTAVAIAGVWLHVIGMEGMNYTYAAIAIWAFDHVARIVRLLWSGVTSKASMKLHGEHILEIKIDYSKRWKFYPGCHVYLHILRTNRFWQSHPFTVVTSPRPDDQGKLVIFARVKKGLTKHTANYLKDKPDQSAQVRVLVEGPYGGRHPLHHYETVVLIAGGVGITSIYPYAAQLRENKDKAQRMVFIWVIRNEQPLSWFQDQLRHISEDPRIEVILFITGSNALVSNEGSATSSTTNLDKSPLESEASSQTEKKSPLVSSSVFDIRAGTPDLRSRVAHDISEAAGTVAFLVCGPNRMNDDVRMGIVDNIADSKHRVDYFEDSFSW is encoded by the coding sequence ATGTTGGCATTCTGGGGAATCATTATTCTCTTCAAGAGTATCCACAATTTATTCCATAGAATGGGTCCATATGTGCTCAAGTATTTGGACTTTCCTCTATCAAGAAGGCTTCGTGCTGAATTTTTCTTACCACCTACTGGTAGATATCATCATTCAACTCCTAAGAGCCTACTTGGATTCACGTTCAATATCCCAGCTCGGATTGAAACGATAATTATCTCTTTATTCTTCATTCAGAATATCCTTCTTGCATTTGTAGGAATTGAGACCATTGAAAATAGTGTCTTCTATGATAGCATGTCGGATCAATATGCAGACTCTATTGGATACCGAGCTGGTGTTATTTGTATGGCCGAGCTTGTGCTGCTCATTGTATTTGCTGGTAGAAACAATCTTCTCATCTATATTACTGGGTGGGAGATGAATACCTTCAACGTCTTCCATAAATGGGTAGCAAGAATGACCGCCATGCAAGCGGTTATTCATAGTATTGGCTACACCATCGAGTATGTTCAGGAAGATTATTACACTGAGTACTTCAGTGGAGAGCCTGGAACTGCATGGTTCATATGGGGAGTGGTAGCGACTATTCTAATGTGTGCACTGATTACACATTCAGTTCACTTTTTCAGATCAATTAACTATGAACTCTTCTTGTACGGACATATCACACTGACGGCAGTTGCAATTGCTGGAGTATGGCTCCATGTAATTGGCATGGAAGGAATGAACTATACCTATGCCGCCATTGCTATCTGGGCATTTGATCATGTTGCTCGTATTGTGAGACTGCTATGGTCTGGAGTTACTTCCAAGGCTAGCATGAAACTCCACGGGGAACATATCTTGGAGATTAAAATTGACTACTCTAAAAGATGGAAATTCTATCCCGGCTGTCACGTATACTTGCACATCCTTCGCACGAATAGATTCTGGCAATCTCATCCATTTACAGTGGTGACTTCTCCTAGACCCGACGATCAAGGCAAACTTGTCATATTTGCCCGGGTCAAAAAGGGATTGACCAAGCACACTGCAAATTACCTAAAAGACAAGCCAGATCAAAGTGCACAGGTGAGAGTCCTTGTAGAGGGCCCTTATGGTGGCCGTCATCCATTACATCATTATGAGACAGTTGTCCTTATTGCAGGTGGAGTCGGAATCACCTCAATTTACCCATATGCTGCTCAATTGCGTGAAAACAAAGACAAAGCACAGAGAATGGTGTTTATCTGGGTCATAAGAAATGAACAGCCTTTATCGTGGTTCCAGGACCAACTGAGGCATATTTCTGAAGACCCCCGAATTGAAGTTATTCTGTTCATCACCGGTAGCAATGCACTTGTTAGTAATGAGGGCTCAGCGACATCTAGCACAACCAATCTGGACAAGTCTCCTCTGGAGTCAGAAGCTTCGTCTCAAactgagaagaagagcccTCTCGTCTCGTCAAGTGTTTTTGATATTCGGGCAGGCACCCCGGATCTGAGATCAAGGGTGGCTCATGACATCTCCGAAGCGGCTGGAACTGTCGCATTCCTGGTCTGTGGACCTAACAGAATGAACGATGATGTTAGAATGGGTATCGTTGACAACATTGCAGACTCCAAACATAGAGTCGACTACTTTGAGGACTCCTTCTCCTGGTAA
- the POP2 gene encoding CCR4-NOT core DEDD family RNase subunit POP2, with product MMRASGNYNNRSNGPNAGLMSLQMLQGQGGQIQGQPQNQLQQQQQHQQQGVMPLQQQQYINAGAGYKQMLPDQRDDHGDDQQQMLQAQAQAQAQAQAQAQAQAHAHAQQAHVHQAQAHAHAHAQAQAQAQAQAQAQAQAQAQAQAQAQAQAQAQAQAQAQAQAQAQAQAQAQAQAQAQGQPNLMFQRMQARNQNINQMAAASLQAFGGVPNVGAGADIGVGAGGLGNGLMSSSTGGGPLSNYNNTTDINAFNGSLPNLGLAGGMMNIANTGGAGGALGGPTGNLAAAGGLSAAAAGGSMKSSTIVNVWKWNLEDQMAAIRDLVERYKYISVDCKFPGIVARPIGTFKSTSEYHYQTLRSNVDILQVIQIGLTFADEYGNHPVGVASTFQFNFKFNVNEDMCSADGVELLRQSGIDFAKHETDGIDPFAFGELILTSGLTLDDTVSWITFHSGYDLGYILSIMLNNEVPVEERGFLSTLRTYFPNVWDVKCITKTFKLSNKSQLSEVADDFQVRRLPMPQSSVNGGLSSLGGLSQAGNDAFVTSGCFFEIKRLIGDANINKVRNYLFGLGDGFEDDPSQQSNNGTNNAAAAASAAILNAISGGATASASASHGVTNAANIFQFGKMGGGAL from the coding sequence ATGATGAGAGCATCTGGCAATTATAACAATCGATCTAATGGTCCGAATGCTGGATTGATGTCGTTACAAATGTTACAGGGCCAGGGAGGCCAGATTCAGGGTCAACCACAGAATCAGttgcaacaacaacaacaacaccagcaacaggGAGTAATGCcgcttcagcagcaacagtaTATAAACGCGGGTGCTGGATACAAACAGATGCTTCCAGATCAGAGAGATGACCATGGGGATGACCAACAACAGATGCTGCAGGCTCAAGCGCAAGCTCAAGCACAGGCTcaggctcaagctcaagctcaggCCCATGCTCATGCCCAACAGGCTCATGTTCACCAGGCTCAAGCTCATGCTCATGCCCATGCTcaggctcaagctcaagctcaagctcaagcacaagcacaggCACAGGCACAAGCACAGGCTCAGGCTcaggctcaagctcaagcacaggctcaagcacaagcacaggCTCAGgctcaagcacaagcacaggCACAGgcacaagctcaagctcaagcacaAGCTCAGGGTCAACCAAATCTCATGTTTCAAAGAATGCAAGCCCGAAATCAGAATATTAACcaaatggctgctgccagtttACAAGCATTTGGAGGAGTTCCAAATGTTGGAGCTGGCGCCGATATTGGTGTTGGAGCAGGTGGTTTAGGAAACGGTCTTATGAGCAGTTCCACAGGCGGGGGTCCACTGTCAAATTACAACAACACAACAGATATAAACGCATTCAATGGATCACTGCCCAATCTAGGACTGGCCGGAGGAATGATGAATATAGCTAATAcaggtggtgctggaggtgcACTTGGAGGACCAACTGGCAacttagcagcagcaggtggATTATccgctgcagctgctggtggctCGATGAAATCGTCGACAATTGTCAATGTGTGGAAATGGAATTTAGAAGATCAAATGGCTGCAATTCGAGATCTCGTCGAACGATACAAATACATATCAGTGGATTGTAAATTTCCTGGTATTGTAGCAAGACCTATTGGCACGTTTAAATCAACGTCAGAATACCACTACCAAACTCTGCGGTCTAATGTAGATATTTTACAGGTGATTCAGATCGGACTGACTTTTGCTGATGAATACGGTAATCATCCTGTGGGAGTTGCATCGACTTTCCAGTTTAATTTCAAGTTCAATGTCAACGAAGATATGTGTTCTGCCGACGGAGTCGAGCTGTTACGGCAGTCGGGCATTGACTTTGCCAAACACGAAACAGACGGAATAGACCCATTTGCATTTGGCGAGTTGATTCTGACGTCAGGACTCACCCTTGACGACACCGTCAGCTGGATCACTTTTCACAGCGGTTATGATCTGGGATACATTCTATCTATCATGCTAAATAACGAAGTCcctgttgaagaaagaggTTTCTTATCTACTTTAAGGACATACTTCCCCAATGTTTGGGACGTGAAATGCATAACCAAAACATTCAAGCTATCAAACAAGTCTCAACTGTCAGAAGTTGCTGACGATTTCCAAGTAAGAAGACTTCCCATGCCACAATCATCAGTCAACGGAGGACTGTCGTCTCTTGGAGGGCTCAGTCAAGCTGGCAACGACGCATTTGTGACCAGCGGCTGtttctttgaaatcaaacGTCTGATAGGCGATgccaacatcaacaaagtACGGAACTACCTCTTCGGACTGGGAGACGGTTTCGAAGACGACCCGTCCCAACAGTCTAACAACGGCACCAACAACGCAGCGGCCGCAGCCTCCGCAGCTATCCTCAACGCCATCTCTGGTGGTGCCACGGCCTCTGCCTCTGCCAGCCACGGCGTCACCAACGCCGCCAACATCTTCCAGTTCGGCAAAATGGGCGGTGGTGCTCTGTAA